Within Spinacia oleracea cultivar Varoflay chromosome 4, BTI_SOV_V1, whole genome shotgun sequence, the genomic segment attgctgcattagccgtaggaacttactatttgtcgttgccctccgggctagttttggaactggaagaatgtttccatgttccaagtcttactaaaaacatcatttcagtttcttgcttagatgctaagggattttcctttataataaaagacaatagttgttcgttttattttaaagagatgttttatggatctgctagattagtcaatggactttatttattagatcacgacaaacaagtatataacataaataccaaaaaggccaaaaaggatgattcagatctcacctatctgtggcattgtcgattaggccatataaacttgaaacgcttagaaagacttcaaagggaaggaattctagaaccatttgacttagaggattatggtaaatgcgaatcatgtttacttggcaaaatgacaaagcaacctttctctaaagttggagaaagagcaaatgaactattgggtttaatccatacagatgtatgtggaccaatgagtacaaatgctagaggtggtttcagctactttatcactttcactgatgacttcagtaggtatggttatgtctacctaatgaagcataagtctgaatcctttgacaaattcaaggaatttcagagtgaagtagagaatcaattaggcaagaagatcaaggcactgcggtctgatagaggcggtgaatatccgagctatgaatttgatgaccatctgaaagaatgtggaattctatcagaatttacccctcctggaacaccacaatggaacggtgtgtcagaacggaggaacagaaccttgctagacatggtcaggtcaatgatgggtcaggccgaacatccattagaattttggggacatgcactaaatacagctgcactcactataaatagagctccgtctaaagctgtcgaaaagactccatacgaattatggtttggaaagcctccaaatgtgtcttttcttaagatttggggatgtgaagtatacgtcaaacgattaatttcagacaaacttcatccaaaatctgacaaatgtatccttgtgggctatccaaaggaaacaaaggggtattacttctacaatacatctgagaacaaagtgtttgttgctcgagatggtgtctttttggagaaggatcacatttccaaaatgacaagtgggagaaaagtagacctcgaagaaattcgagtcgaacaacaaactctagagaatgctcaagatgacattcaggatgaaactcagagatctttagaagaatctggtgagaatcatggtcagtctagaaatgttaccccgcgtagatcgcaaagatatagatctcaaccggaaaggtacttaggtattttgacgaacgagagctataacgttctattacttgaaagtgatgaacctgcgacttacaagcaagctatgacgagccctagctccaagcagtggcaagaagccatgcaatctgaattagactccatgtctgaaaaccaagtatgggatttggtcgatttgccagatggctaccaagccattggaagcaaatgggttttcaaactgaaaaaggacaaggatgggaaacttgaagttttcaaagctagattggttgcaaaaggttacaggcaagtccacggtgtggattacgatgaaaccttttcaccagttgcaatgctaaagtctattcgaataatgttagcaatcgctgcatattacgattacgaaatatggcagatggatgtcaaaactgctttcttaaacggcgttttaacagaaactgtgtttatgacacagcctgaaggttttgaggatccaaagaatgctaaaaaggtatgcaagctaaagaagtcaatctacggattgaagcaggcatccaggagctggaatatacgttttgatgaagcagtcagcgactttggtttcatcaagaacgcggacgaatcttgtgtatacaagaaggtcagtgggagcaaaattgctttcctagtattatatgtcgacgacatattgcttatcggaaatgacattcctatgttgaactctgtcaagatttggcttgggaaatgtttttcgatgaaggatctaggagaagcacagtacatattgggcatcaagatttacagagatagatctaaaaagatgattggacttagtcaaagcacttatatcaataaggtgcttgataggtcaagatggcggactccaagcgaggctacctacccatgtctcatggaatgactctaagcaagactcagtgcccaaaaacacttgatgagcgtagacgaatgaatgggattccatatgcatcattgattggttcaataatgtatgctatgatatgtacacgcccggatgttgcgtacgcactcagtgctacgagcagataccagtcggacccaggagaggcgcattggactgctgccaagaacattctgaagtacctgaaaaggcacaaagatgacttcctggtctatggtggagatgatgaattaattgttaaaggctatacggacgcaagtttccaaaccgacaaagatgatttcagatcacagtctgggtttgtcttctgcctcaacggaggagcagtaagctggaaaagtgctaagcaaagcaccattgcggattctacaactgaagcggagtacattgctgcacatgaagcagcaaaggaagctatatggctaaggaagttcataggagaacttggtgtagtcccctccattaaaggaccaatagccctgtattgtgataataacggagctattgcacaggcaaaagagcctagacaccaccagagagtcaagcatgtacttcgtagatttcaccttctacgagagttcgttgaaagaaaagaagtcgagataagcaaaattggaactgatgacaacatatcagatccattaactaaacctctgccgcaagcgaagcacaactcgcacactgcagctatgggaatcaagcatattggagaatggctttgatgtctctgtttaatgttttaaagttttagagtttaaatctttgtaaaacattattggttaatcattcacaataaatgaaaggaattcatttttccatttaatttgtggtttattaaatgatgagtcccttcaacttgacgatatattcaagatagactgtcaggaccagtcctgtgactaagaaatgtctatcaagtgaacttgaatgtcaaaggttgaaaatggtccctaatcggagttttctataaaattggacgcatagaaaacgttagacgattagagtgcaagatgactagtagttctgtttcttgaactatgtggacatggcaatgtcataatcatttgcatagatacatactttgggaagactagtatcggacaagacctatgaaactttactgtaagagatgaaagtctgtcataagtaaatttcattaaattattagacactaaatcctcaatacctgagtgatttgagattacttgtttgagaactggttgctttgacgttgaccaaccgtcgcaccgtaaaaggaggctataaaggcaacgctcaggtaatcacctatcaaacgaagtctaatctcaagatcgcaagattgggattgtcctcccataaatcgggatgagatgcttaaaagttgtacaaggccactcggagagctagaaactgtgaaatgcatggccgtgctcggatgaatcataggctatgattatctgtttatttgatcagttgaactctgaaaccgaggaacacctctggacataataaggatgacaactcttaccttatgttcaagagcaagcatcgagcgacaaaggaattaggaaatgcacacttgtccctaaggacaagtgggagactgaaggaaataatgcccttggtccaagtatgcattctatgttaaagtctaataaatgcggttcagtattaattaacaagttaataattcagtgagatcaagtgagctgaatgcctagctagaggccgcttcagttcaagtggaattaatgatattaatccacagcttactcttgactgaacccgtagggtcacacaaatagtacgtaaacggatcaagtatttaatggcattaaatactccatctatgaatattcggaaccgacggatcttggtttcagtgggagctaagatcgtcacaggcaagaaatgaatactccggaaacgatgatattgccggaaacggaaatatggatcgtatcggaaatatgaatattatccaagtcgtagatgttgccggaaacggaaacatggtacgtatcggaaaatattattggaaatggaaatattaccagaatcggaaatattaccggaaacggaaatattgtcagaatcggaaatattgccggaatcggaaaataattccggaaacggaaatattaaatatttgttcgaaacggaaattaattccggaatcggaaatattaaatattgttcgtatcggaaatagattccggaaatggaaatttaatcggaagcgtatcgtacgaattagcatcggacgaggcttgccggacgaaggcccagcacgaagccggggccaaacgcccagcaagcatgcgcgccacaagcccagccaaggcagcgcccaggcctaccgcaaggcaggcccagcgcgcgccaagggccacggctgcgtaggccgtgctacgcgggctgctgctcgcacgcgcatgggcagcccttgtggctgccgtgtgtgtgtgagtttgtgctcatgcgtgattcctgaatctacaagagtcagtgtatgattaaatttctattcctaattggataaattaattaaatagaattcatgtaggattctaattccaattaattcgcatcctactaggattacgattccttttccataactctataaataaaggcctaggggtcataatttatacacaagtttcaaagtattcaaaagtgagttttttgagagaaaattaaaacacacatcttgctcaaaagtgccgaaaatttctagtaccttaagggcgattctagttggtcaatcttaaggcggatccggacgtgctgtggactatctacggagggacgacacttggagtcctaaaagacttgttcttgttcggttcgggcgcagctagggagggcacgcaacaaagagtatgcatctaaattatgctatatgattatgtgtaaataatatgttgtcctgggttaatggttgtttccgcatgatctatgtagtgtcatatgtatcataacctaacaggtaaGGGAAAggaatctttggggcatgccttaTTGATGTTGGTGAAGTCTATGAAAACACGCCATTTCCCGTTCTTCTTTCTAactacgacgacattggccaaccaatctGGGTATTTGACTTCTTTGATCTTTCCCGTATCTAATAGTTGCTGAACCTCGtcgttgataatttggttgTGTTCTGGAGCGAACTTCCGCCGTTTCTGCTTAACGGGTTTGTGATGTGGATCAACAGTCAGCTTGTGAGTGATGACGCCTGGGCTGATAcctggcatatcttcatggAACCATGCGAAGCAATCTGCGTTGGCTTTGAGAAATGTGATAAGTTCCTGATGTCGTCGGGTACGTCGCATCCAATGAAAACGACTTGTTCTGGTTTCGTAGGATCTAAGATGATCTCGTCAAGCTGCTCGGACTTAGGCTCCTTGTAGATTGCTGGGTCGGAACTGGACTGTAGttgctataatgaggatttaTTGGTGGCTGAGGGCTTTAGAGCTGCTTTGTAACATTCTTTGGACTCTTATTGATCTCCCTTGATTTCctgaaccccccatcgagttGGGAATTTGATGGTTTGATGGTATGTCAAGGGGATGGCCTTTATGTCGTGGATCCAAggcctgcccaagataatgttgtaagacgaagggcaatcaataacacaaaattttacctgttggttgattccTTGAGCGTAAACAGGTAGGGTAACTTCTCCAAAGGTGGTCTTAGCCTCGCCGCTGAATCCTATTAGCACGGTGGACTTTTTGACGACATCTGTATCTGGGTTGAGCCCCATCTCCTTGAGGGCGTCGAGCAaccactacaagaaaaaagGGCTTTCGTGGTGATTATTTTGGCCTTTAGTAGCGAATATATTCGCTACGAAAATATTCTCCATCAATTAGCTATTCGAGGCGGTAGCCACCGTTGTCATAGCCTTTAGTAGAAATTAATACATTCAATGGGGTAGACCAAAACAATCGATACGAAATACTATGTATAATAGTATCGATTATTGTAGCGATTATAATAGCTATAAATTCCTAATTTCACATACCAAATACATTAGTTTTAGCGGCAAAAGAATCGATGCTTTTGGTAGTTATAGTAGCGAATGCAATAGACgctattaaatatttattgtaTCGATTATAATCACTACTATAGGTTACTTATTGTTGCAAATTTAAGTGATactattaatttcataattgatacatttgctaaaataacaaTCCAAATTGACAGTCTATATATAGCGGCGATTATAATCGCTACAAAATGGATCATACTATAATTTAGTTTTACAATGGCTTGTCAAAAGTTGCCgttatcaagcatattgacaaTTATAATTATACATGAGTATAAATTTAAAATCACAATAATTAtaagataaaaataatattataaataaataactcaTACAGAGTAAGTCATAAGTCATTACATAGGTGGTATATAATTGTCTAATAGTCTTAAAAACATAACAATCTGCAAATAACTAGATAAATAACTAATTAACTATTACAATGCAACAACGAGACAACTAATATTGTATAACTCGATAACGTCATTTGTGCTTCCCCAAATAAGTCTGACTTCACCGTTttccaaataaagagttatctGCAAGTCAAAAGAATGTACGATAATTAATAACACTAGTATGGAAATATTTCTCTACAATTAATACACCGCAACATACCATACAAATAGCAAGCCAAACGATTAGCGTATATTGGGATGCTATTACATCATTGTTTTCTGATATATGCATACCTTCAAAAAAAGGAGGACAAGAGGGGCCTGGATGGTTTGTACTGTGTGCACACCTTCATAGCAATGTGGAAGGCTGCACGGGAGGCACACCTTCATAGCAGTGAGCATGCATATTAGATGGTCACTTCTAGTTCTGTTTCTGTTTACCTAAAATGACATAGGATCAGCTAGCTAACTGAACATCTCCTTAATCAAGGTAATGCTGTAAACATTTCTAGTTATGTTTCTGTTTACCTAAAATGACATAGAATCAGCTAGCTAATTGAACATCTCcttaatttctatttttgttCTTTGTTGGATTGATACAGCTGTTGGTATTACTAACAACAAGAAGTATTTTGTGGCGCCATAGTGGGAACTTCTGCTGATTTTGGAAGTACAGTACGTTTTTAAGCCTTGAGGTGGAACAAGTGTGCTTTCACTCAGCATCTGGTTCTTTCACTCAGTGTTTGTACCCCTTGTTATTAGTACTGAAGCTAGTGAATTACGAATGCAGAATTGTCAGCTTTAGGATATGCTTTAGAAGGCCAATGAAGAGCTTGAGTCAACTAAAGATGAATAATGAATTAAAACTGCATGAAATGTACATTCAAATCAACACAAAATCAACTCGGGTGAAGCAGATGGAGTAGGAAATTAAAGAGAAGTCCAAACAGGTGGAAACCCATAAAAAGCAAAGTGATGAGTTCCAGAGAAGTGTTTCAGCTCAACAACTGGATCATAGATCAGAGATACAGAGACTTATCTCTGAAAACAAGTTGCTGACTGAACAGATGAAAGAATTGACTAAAGAAAGAGAGATTCTTTTTCTAAGGGAGAATACAGAATGCGACAATCCAGCGGAGTAGGTATCGAGAAAGTCGCTTGAGGAATTTATTATGTTGAGAAAATCTCAAGCATGAGAAGGACCAGGCAGTTACATGTCTGAAGTTTGAAGTGGAAGAACTAAAATTTCAGTGTGACAACTTGAAGCATTCTTTATACGAGGAtgagttggagaaagagaaactaaGGGCACAAGTGTTCCAACTGAAAGCTAATCTAAAGAAGAAGGATAAAGCGATTCTGAGTATTGAGAAGAAGTTCAAAGAGAGTAGTAGACGAGCTGTAGTTCAAGACAAACCCAAAGCTACTTTTAAAAATACAAAATCTGAACGGTATTCGAAAGAGGTTGGTTCTAAAGAAGTAACCATGTTGAAGGAAAGAATAAAATTACTTCAGGTAAAAACTCTTTGCTGTATCTATTGCAAGTCTGTAACTATAATATGCATATCATGATTTTCAATCTTATGTCATGTTATTGACATATTTTTGAAATGACATAAGCAAGTTAAGTTGAAGGAAGTTCTAACCTTTGTTCGTTTTATGTTCAGGAAAAGGTTTCCGCTGAGACTTTCAAGTTCTAATAATTAGGCACAGATGTAGGAAGTGAACTGACAGGCATGAGCGATGAAACAGGGATTGAGATGCCTGCAGACTGATTTAGAACAGCAACTTCTTTTGATGGTGGCACTAATGTCTGCATTTTAGGTAGTAGTGACGGGATAGCAGCAACTGAGGCCGCTGAAGAAGAGGATCATCTTCGTCATCAGACATAGTTGCCCCTGTGCCTTCACCTGGAAGAGCAAAGTGCCAACAACATCAGTATGCTATCCCTAGCCTCAACAAATTGAACAACTACCTATTCCTCCTCTCATTTGTATAGAAAGTTGTATAGATTTCATGGCCTAAATTAATGTGTATATGAGAAAACTAAAAACGCTCAAGTGACTCCACTTAATTCCCTACTTTGTTGCTACACATCAATTTTACCAGAGGGAATAAGTTCACCCTTGGATGCCTTAAAAAGACAAGGGTACATCATTTAGAATGTCAATATAAAATAATGTTCAATTCCACTTGGTTACTCATAAACTTCAGCGGTAGCAAGAATTGACAAACCAGAGGTCTAGACCAGACTAACACAAACATGAAACTGGACTTGATCCTTGAGATCAATTTCATGCTAGACTCAACTGCTTGCTCACAATTACACAGAGGTTTTAAGATGAATCGGAAAGCTATATGCACCTGTCGGGTTTTGTAGAGACTGTTCAATTTCCCAGCATGCCATCACAGCTTCCATGGTCACCAATATTTAGATGACATGAGCATATTTTAGATGAAGCGGGGAAGTATATTTTACTTGAATGCAATTAGCAAGTAGACATAGTTACCCAATATTTGGATGATACAAGCATTAAAAAAAGGTTAAGACTTTACCTGATCCTCTCTTGTTACTGCATGATGTTCTGCACATGATTCAGCACAAACTCCCATGCCACAATAATTGTAAACATCCCAAAGACCATCCTTCAACATCCCGTCAACAAGTGTGTCGTGTCCAAGACAGAAACCCTTCCTGAAATTTGGCATATAAGGTGAGATCTATGTTACTATATGTTAAAGGTGCTAGTTTATGGGAAAAGAGAACAATTGTTGTAGATGGCTAAGCTGAAGAGAACATTCAGATAGATAATACTGTTGGACAGACTAAAAGGTTGTAATCATGCTCATGGAGACATGGCAGCATAAAATAACAAATGATAGCGTCTTGTTGTAACTCTTGTAAGTGATTATACTAAATTGCTATATAATAGTCTGattaaactgaaaataaatttctGATCAGTGATCACAGTAATCAGGACAGGGATCAATGTGTTAACAAATCAAAAAGCCGATGCTA encodes:
- the LOC110796646 gene encoding uncharacterized protein, with product MESMSNAPKYIADSRKGFCLGHDTLVDGMLKDGLWDVYNYCGMGVCAESCAEHHAVTREDQVCLPCSLPHCYEGVHTVQTIQAPLVLLFLKITLYLENGEVRLIWGSTNDVIELYNISCLVVAL